From the Tenacibaculum dicentrarchi genome, the window TTTTTTTCTTTTTCTGGCTTTTGCAAGTGCTTTTGCTTTGGCTATTGCTCGTTTTTTTTCATTAGCTTTCGCAATTTCACGTAAAATTAATTTATCAATACGTGCTGTAATTTGTTTCTCTTCTTTTATTTTATTGCGTAAATTTTGCTTGTATTTTTTTTCAGCTCCTTTAATTTTAGTAACCAAGGTTTCTTGATTTTTTTTATCGGTTTCAATGGCTGATTTCTCTAATTTTTCATCAGAAATTAATATTTCTTTTTTCTTTTTCTTTTTAATTAATATGTTATTAATTTTCTTAATTTCATTTAATTTTACAACAATTGCAAGTCCTTGATTTTTTCGATACTCATTATATTGTTGCATATATTTTAAGCGTTTATATGCCTGATAGAAGCTTTCAGAAGATAATAAAAACATAGTTTTACTCTGTAAAGACCTACTTTTATAGGTTTTTACAACCATATTTGTGTATTCTTCTTTTAAATTTTTTAGTTGTTTACTATAAGTATCTAGCTGCTTTTGATTGCTGTTTATTTCTTTAGAAATTTTCTGAGATTCTAATTCAATTACTTTAATTAATTGAGCTCTAGTATCAATTTTTTGTGTTAAATCTTTTAAATCATCTAAAGCATTTCCTTTTTCTTTTTTGGTTTCAAATAATAAATGATTAATCTGTTTAATTTCATTTTTTAACTTCTTGTGCTTTCTTTCAAGTGTTTTCCTTTCTTGGCTAAACGAAGAAAAACTCCATAAAACGAAGCATAAAGAGGAAAGATATAAAACAGTTTTTTTCATTATAATTTAATTTCTTTATAGCCTTTTGGCATGCTAAAATTAATATTTAGTTTGGTGTTAAAATTTACCGAACGTGTAGTAATATCAATTGCAGTAAGCGCTTGGTTTTGTTTAGCATTTATGATTATTTTTTTAGGAAATAAAACACCATTATTTGTTGAATAAGCAGGATATTTAATATCTAAACGTTGTTTTTGGGCAGTATTTACAATCGATTGTTTGTTTAGTTTATAATGTACTGGGTTTATAAAAAAGAATATATCAAATAATTTTGATTGTTTTTTAGGCGAAAGTTGATACGCTTTATTAGCAATCACAATTTTTTGCCTTTTATCTTTTACGTTTAATAACGACTGCCCTAATAACATATTTTGCAATTGTTCAAAATTAATAGCTGTTCCTAATAATTTTTCAAGCATTTTAAAATCTCCATCAAAATAATTTTTATAAAATGGCGAATAAAATTGGACTCTTGTAGGGGTAATTTTAGCTTTAAAAACAGTGATAAATTTAATACCTTTTAGCCATATAACATTCCCTTTTTCTATTTTCATTCGAACAGAAAGTCCTACTTTTTCTTTTGTTGTGCTGTAGTTTACTTTTAGGCGAGCATCAATTGTTTTTTCATTAAAATTAGCTGCAATATGTTTTTTAGCTACTTTTCTTGCGGATATTTCTTTAATTGTTGTTGAGTTATTTGTTAAATTTTTACTTGATTTACAAGCTGTAAAACTTAAAAATAAGAAACTAAGTGCTACAAGGTATTTCATAAGTGTTATAATTCGGAAGAAAAATTATTTTAAAATTTTAATTGCTTTATTTTTAAAATCAGCGGCTTTTTTTAATTGCTTCAAACTTTTATAAGCCCTTGCCATTTCTAAATATAATTTTGCTTTAATTTGAGGATTATCAATTACAAAATCAATGCCATTTTGCAAACTATGTAATGCTTTTTTATGTTTTTTATTGTTATTTAACGCCTTTCCATTCATTAAATAAACAAAAGGCTGTGCAGGAAATAAGGCTACACCCTGAGTACTGTATTTTAATAAATCGATGTGTTTATTTGTTGCTAATTTCAGTAATAAAGGTCGTAAGTTTTTAAATGATTTTTCTTTTTCAAAAATAGCTCTGATAGTAGTGTTTGCTAATTTTTCAGGTTGTTTTTTAATTGTTGTTTTATCATTTTTTTGATTTTCTTCGAGCCTTTTTAAAATTTTCTGTAACCTTGAGTTTAATAATTTAGCCTCTTTTAACTCTAATAAAACTCTTTTTGCACCCAAAATATCGCTATTTTTTAAATGCAGATATACTAATTCTTGTTTTTTATTCGGATGTGTTTTTGCAATTTTTTCCTGTATATCAATGGCATTTTCAAAATCAGCCATTTTTTTAAAAATAGTCACTTTATGTGTTAGCATCCATAAGTTACCGGGTGCTATATGTAGGCCTAATTCAATGTATTCTAAAGCCTCAATGTATCTACCTAACTTTAGGTTGTTTTTAGAAAGTTCAAAAAACACTGCTTCATTATTAGGTAGTAATTTATTGCATTTTTCTAAATACTCAATGGCTTTTTTATGATTAAAAAGTGCTTTTTGAGAAAGTGATTTAAAAAAAACATTTTGAAATTGAATATTATCTTTTTCACTTATATTTATTATAGGATCAACATTATTTTGAGCATTTAAAATGAAAGAAAATAGCAACAAGAAAAAAGGCAATAGCACATGTTGCACTATTGTCTTTCCTTTTTTTGGCTTACTTTTTTTATGTAAGATCTGTATAATCACCTATACTTACTGATGTATAATTAGCATTATATTTGGCATGATTACCAATCATTGCATTGTCTAATTTTGCATTTTGAATGCGAACATTTGTTTGAATTAATGAATTTGTAATGGTTGAATTTTCAACAATACTATTTTCACCAATAGAAACATAAGGTCCTATTTTTGTGTTTTTTAAAATTACATTTTTACCTACATAACAAGGCTGAATAATTTCTGAATTTTCTAAAATAACATCATCAGAAACTAAATTATTACCATCGGCTTGTTCAAAACCTAACACTTGTTTGTTGGTGTCAACCGTTGGGTCTTTTCTACCGCAGTCCATCCAAGTTGTTACTTTTCCAGGGATAAATTTAGCTCCTTGTTGTTTTAAAGATTCTAAAACTTCTGTTAATTGAAATTCACCAGTAGGTCTGATATCATTATCAATTAAATGTTTAATTTCTTCACGAAGTTTATCACCATCTTTAAAATAATAAATTCCTATAATTGCTAAATCAGAAACAAATTCTTTTGGTTTTTCAACAAAATCGGTAATAAAACCATCGTTTAATTTTACCACACCAAAAGCGCTTGGGTCTTCTACTTGTTTTACCCAAATAGCACCATCAGCATTGGCATCTAAAGTAAAATCTGCTTTAAATAAAGTATCAGCAAAAGCTACCACACATGAACCGTTTAAGGCTTCTTTAGCACAATAAATAGCGTGTGCAGTTCCTAAGGCTTCTTCTTGAACAAATACAGAACCTTTAGCGCCTAAGCTTTGGGCAATGGCTATTAATTTATCTTTAGTATCCGAAGGAAAACCCTTTGCAGTACTTCCAATAATAAAGGCAATTTCATCAATTGGTTGGTTTACAACTGCTGTAATATCTTCTACTAAACGTTGTACAATTGGTTTACCTGCAATAACGGTTAATGGTTTTGGAGTTGTTAAACTATGAGGTCTTAAACGTGACCCGATTCCTGCCATTGGAACTATAATTTTCATATTTTTTTGTTTTTTTAACGCTGCAATATACCATTAATATAGGTTTGAAAAAAGTTACAAAGCTTTTGGTATTGCTGTAATTAATGTTTTTGTATAGCTTGTTTTTGGATTGTTGTAAATTTCATCGGCATCTGCAATTTCTTCTATTTTTCCTTTGTTCATAACAATTAACTGATCTGACATATATTTTACCACCGATAAATCATGAGAAATAAATAGGTATGTAAAATTAAATTCAGCTTTTAATTCGTTTAATAAGTTTAAAACTTGTGCTTGTACCGAGACATCTAAGGCAGAAACTGATTCATCACAAATAATTAATTTTGGTTGTAAAGCGATTGTTCTGGCAATTCCGATTCGTTGTCGCTGTCCGCCAGAAAATTCATGTGGATACCTATAAAAATGAGCTTTTTCTAAGCCTACTTTTTTTAATAAATTGAGTACATATTCTTTACGTTCTTTAAAGGAATTTAAAATATTATGTACTTTCATTGGTTCGACAATTGCATTTCCTACGGTAATTCGTGGGTTTAACGATGAAAAAGGATCTTGAAATATAATTTGAATATCTTTTCGCAGTTTTTTTAAGGATTTTTTAGAAAGCCTTGTAATATCTTCTCCTTTATAAATTATTTGCCCTGAAGTTGCTTTTTCTAACTGTAAAATAGTACTGCCAAGTGTTGTTTTTCCACAACCACTTTCGCCAACCAACCCAACAGTTTCGCCTTGGTAAATGTTAAAAGAAACATCATTTACTGCCTTTACAACAGTTGTTTTTGAAAACCAACCCACTTTTGATACATATTCTTTGTGTAAATTTTTAATTTCTAAAAGTGGTGTTTGTTTGTATATTTTCTGATGAAAATTCTTGCGTTCTTCATCAGTATATAATTCGGTTTTTACGGTATTTTTGATAAAATCAATAACAGTTGGTAATATTTTAAAGCGTTTTTTTAGGGTTGGTTTTGAATTTATTAAGGCTTTTGTATAATTTTCCTTCGGATGTAAAAAAAGTGCATTTGCTGTGCCTTGTTCGACTACTTTTCCTTTGTGCATAACCACTACGGTATCTGCAATTTCTGATACCAGCCCTAAATCATGAGAAATAAAAATAATGCCCATTTTATATTCCTGTTGTAGTTCTTTTAAAAGTGCAATTATTTCTTTCTGAACCGTAACATCTAAAGCTGTTGTAGGCTCATCAGCAATTAAAATTTTGGGTTTACAGGCAATTGCCATCGCAATCATGACACGTTGTTTTTGTCCGCCGCTAATTTGATGCGGATAGGCATTAAAAATAGCACTTGCTCTTGGTAATTTAACCTTTTTAAAAAGTGAAATTACGGCTTTTTTTATTTCTTTTTTAGATAAGTTAGTATGTAATTCTAACACCTCAGTAACTTGAAAACCACAGGTTAATGTTGGGTTTAAAGAGCTCATAGGTTCTTGAAAAATCATGGCTATTTGACTACCTCTAATTTTTTGAAAATCACTATTATTATAATTTAAAATATTTTGTTCTTTAAATAAAATTTTGCCTGTTATTGTAGCGTATTTGGGTAATAAGCCCAAAATAGCTAAAGATGTTATTGATTTTCCGCTACCACTTTCGCCTACTATACCTAGTATTTGGGTTTGTTTTACATCAAAAGAAATATTTTGAATAACGGGAGGAGTATTTTTAAAACTTATTTCTAAATTTTTTACCTGTAGCATTTTGTAAAATTTTAATAAAAATACGATTAATATTTTTCAATTTCTTTTTTAAAAGCAGTCATAATTGAAATTATTTAATGTAACCTTGTAAATGAAGAACCCATTATTTCTATATATTTAAAGTGTTTTTTATGTGTTTTATTTAATAAATTATTGCTTTTTTTGAATTAAAATCATGGTATAGTCTATTTTTTTATATATTTGCTACTTAAACAGTAGCTTTTTATTCTTTTTTTATTAAAAATATAATACATTAAATAGTTACTTTTTTAATTCATAATTAATTTTTTAAAACTCTTCAAAATGACTAAAAAAATTACTTTAGCGCTTTTGTGCTTAATTTTTACTGGCGCAACTTTTGCACAGCAAAAAAGAACCTGTTACGCAATGGACGATTTAGCCGAGCGACAAATTAAGGATCCGACTCTTAAAAAACGCATGACGACTATTGAGCAATTTACCCAAAAAAGCTTAAAACGCATGCAAAATCAGCAAAGTAAACAGGTTGGTGAAATTATAACACTTCCAGTAGTTGTACATATATTATATACCAATGCAACCAATAATATTAGTACGGCACAAATTGAATCGCAATTAGCTGTTTTAAATGCCGATTTTAGAAGAACAAATGCTGATAGAACAAATAAATGGGCACAGGCTGCTGATTCTCAAATTGAATTTAAATTAGCCACTATAGACCCTAATGGAAACGCAACCACAGGTATTACTAGAACACAGGTAAGTAAATCTACTTGGTTAACGGGTAATAACGCTATGAAAAAATTATCTGAAGGAGGGGTTAATCCATGGGATACATCTGAATATTTAAATATGTGGATTGTTGACAATATAACAAGACCAACAGGAGGAACTATTTTAGGATACGCACAATTTCCTGGAGGATCAGCAGCTACGGATGGAGTTGTAATGGCAGATGAATATTTTGGAACAATAGGTACTGCAAAAGCACCTTTTGATGGCGGTAGAACAACAACGCACGAGGTAGGACACTTTTTAAATTTACGTCATATTTGGGGTGATGGTCCTTGTGGATCTGACGATTTTGTATCGGATACTCCAGAATCTGATGCTGCAAATTATGGCTGTAAATCGGCACATACTTCTTGTGGATCATTAGATATGGTTGAAAATTATATGGATTATTCAGATGATTCTTGTATGAATTTATTTACTTCAGGGCAAAAAGATAGAATGCGTACTGTTTTAGGTGTAGGTGGTTCTAGACATGCTTTGGCTACCTCTGATAAATTTGGAGAAGTAGTGGTTGTTCCTGTTTCTTATTGTGTATCAAAAGGAAAAAACACAACTGATGAATCTATTCAAAAAGTAACGTTAGGAGCAATTAATAATACTTCAACACTTGATACTGGTTATACTGATTATACTTCAATTTCAACTGATTTAACAAAAGGTGAATCAAATATAATTACTATTACACCAAAATGGTCAGGTACAGTTTATAAGGAAGGATATGGTGTTTGGATAGATTATAATAAAGATGGAGATTTTGACGATGCAGGAGAAAATGTTTTTACAAAAGCACCATCAAAAGAAACAACAGTAACAGGAACTTTTACAGTACCTTTATCAGCAATAAATGGCGCTACAAGAATGCGTGTTATTTTAAAATATAATAAGACACCAAAAGCATGTGAAACAAGTATTGAATACGGAGAAGTAGAAGATTATACCGTTGTTATTGGAGAAGATAACGCCGATACAACAGCTCCAACAGTACCAGCAAATTTAGCGGTGTCAAATGTTGATAAAACAAGTGTAACTTTAAATTGGTCAGCAGCTACAGATAACGTAGCAGTAACAGGATATAATGTATATCAAGGAGCTACTAAATTAGGAACAACTACAAATACAAGCACTGATATTACTGGTTTAAGTCCAGCAACAAGCTATACTTTTTCAGTAAAAGCAATTGATGCAGTAGCAAATGAATCAGAAGCAAGCAATGTAATAAGTGTAACAACGCTAGCAAATCAACTTGTTTATTGTGAATCAAAAGGAACTAATTCATCTTATGAATGGATTGATGCTGTTTCTTTAGGAGGAATGGTAAATACATCTGCTAGTAATGGAGGGTATGCTGATTTTACTTCAAAAATAGCTACTTTAGGACAAGGAAGTTCAAACGAAATAACTCTAAGTGCAGGTTTTAAAAATACGGCATATACAGAACATTGGGCTGTCTGGATAGACTTTAATCAAAACGGAATATTTGATACTTCAGAAAAAGTAGTAAAAGGTTCATCATCAAGTGATAAATATTTAACATCTACATTTGAAGTTCCTGCTTCAGCACTTTTAGGGCAAACAAGAATGCGTGTTTCAATGAAGTATAATTCGAGTCAAACTGCTTGTGAAACATTTAAAGATGGTGAAGTTGAAGATTATACAGTAAATATAACTGCTACAACTACAAAAGAAGCTTTACTAAGTGGTAATAGATTAGTAAATGAACCAAGTACAGCATTGCAAGTATATCCAAACCCTGCAGTAAATTACATACATGTCAATTTAGCTTCAAAAGCAAAAAACATTAGCTATAAAATTATAAATATAACAGGAAGTATTGTGCAAAAAGGTCGTTTAAATAATACTAAATTAAATGTTACAAACCTTAGTTCAGGAATGTATATTTTAGAAGTTTATGATGGGCAAAAAGTACTAACAACAAAATTATTAAAAAAATAAGAAATCTATAAGTTTTTCTATAACCCCTTTAAATACAATAATTTAATTGTTTTAAAGGGGTTTTTTGTTTTTTTTTATTAAATTCATTTAATTAAGTCTTTTTTATTAATAATTTATTATTTTTTAGATACATTTGTTATGTAGGTAGTGTTATTTTATCATTTTTGGTAGAAATATTACTTAAAATAACTCATTTAAACTCTTCAAAAAAATGAATCAAAATTATTTAAAAACGATGTTTTTATCTTCCTTTTTATTGGCAGGATTAACATCTATGACAGCTCAAGAAAGTAGAGAATTAAAACAAATTAAACTCGAAAAATCTTCAAAAATGCCTTTACAAAAGGCACCCGATTTAATTAGGTCAAAATTAAAATTAACATCTAATGATAACTTACAAAAAATTAAATCAGAAGTTGATAATTTAGGGTTTATTCATGAAAAATTTCAACAAAAATTTAAAGGCGTAAAAGTTGAATTCGGAACTTACACAGCACATGCGAAAAATAGTACATTAAGAACTATGGATGGTGAGTTATATGATGTAGGAAAAGTAAATATTAGACCAAAATTATCTAAAGAAGCTGCTTTTAAAAAAGCAATTGCTCATACTGGAGCTCAAAAATATCTTTGGGAACAACCAAAAGAAGCAAAAAATTTAGGAAATTATAAAAAACCAACAGGAGAATTATTAATTCTTCCAAGAGAAGTTATAGGAACAAAATCAGCAAGATTAGCTTATAAATTTGATATCTATACAACAAAACCTTTAAGTAGAGGTGATTTATATATAGATGCACATACAGGTGAAGCATTATTTTTTAATGCTACAATTAAACATTTAGGCGAACATGCACATTCTTCAAAAAATTTAGGTGCTGTTAATGCTTTGGCTGAAAAATTGACAGCAACATTAGCAACTGGTAATGCAGATACTAGATATAGCGGTACAAAATCGATAATTACAAGGTTGGTTGGTAATAGTTATGTTTTAAGAGATAACACTAGAGGTGGAGGTATTAATACTTATAATAGTGGAGCGCAACCTAGTTATTCTACAACAGATTTTACAGATTCAGATAATAATTGGACTGCAGCCGAATTTAATAATTCAGCAAAAGATAATGCTGCTTTAGATGCACACTGGGGTGCTGAAATGACTTATGATTATTTTCAAAATAAACATAGCCGAAATAGTTATAATGGCTCAGGAGCTGCAATTAATAGTTACGTACATTATGATAATGTAGCTGGAGGTACTGGTTATGATAATGCTTTTTGGAATGGATCAGTAATGACTTATGGAGATGGCTCATCAAATGGAAATGAAGGAAATGGTTATTTTGATGCCTTAACTTCAATAGATGTTGCAGCACATGAAATAGGGCATGCTGTTTGCTCTAACACAGCAAATTTAGCGTATCAAAGAGAGTCAGGAGCAATGAATGAAGGTTTTTCTGATATTTGGGGAGCAGCTGTAGAACACTTTGCAAAAGGAAACGGAAATGATTTAGCACCTGATGCTTCAATTTGGTTAATTGGAGATGAAATAGATAGACGTAACGGCTCTTCAGCTCTGCGTTCTATGAGTAATCCTAATGAAAGAAATCAACCTGATACTTATGGTGGAGTAAATTGGAAAGAACCTAACTGTGGTACACCAACAAGATCGAATGATTATTGTGGAGTACATACAAATTCAGGAGTCTTAAACTATTGGTTTTACTTACTAACAGTAGGTGGTTCAGGAACAAATGATATAAATAATGTGTTTAATGTAGATGCTATTGGTATGGAAAAATCAGCCAAAATAACATATCGTTTAGAAGCAAATTATTTATCAGCAAATTCAACATTTGAAGATGCAAGAGTAGGCTCTATAACAGCTGCCGAAGATTTATACGGT encodes:
- a CDS encoding murein hydrolase activator EnvC family protein, which codes for MKKTVLYLSSLCFVLWSFSSFSQERKTLERKHKKLKNEIKQINHLLFETKKEKGNALDDLKDLTQKIDTRAQLIKVIELESQKISKEINSNQKQLDTYSKQLKNLKEEYTNMVVKTYKSRSLQSKTMFLLSSESFYQAYKRLKYMQQYNEYRKNQGLAIVVKLNEIKKINNILIKKKKKKEILISDEKLEKSAIETDKKNQETLVTKIKGAEKKYKQNLRNKIKEEKQITARIDKLILREIAKANEKKRAIAKAKALAKARKRKKERLKAIADARKKANELADKKEREIALQKAKELAETTKKEIAVSKKKAEKKELDRKNKKTANSFVLDADEKKLLHNFEQNKGNLPWPVKGIITRKYGVQPHPTFSGININSPGLHIVTKVNTDAKSIFNGKVLAIQSQSGGKKSVLIQHANYISAYNNLEKVYVTKGTLIKTGDKIGRVFTNKISGKTKLLFVLFKDTAKLNPAKWIRKK
- a CDS encoding DUF4292 domain-containing protein, encoding MKYLVALSFLFLSFTACKSSKNLTNNSTTIKEISARKVAKKHIAANFNEKTIDARLKVNYSTTKEKVGLSVRMKIEKGNVIWLKGIKFITVFKAKITPTRVQFYSPFYKNYFDGDFKMLEKLLGTAINFEQLQNMLLGQSLLNVKDKRQKIVIANKAYQLSPKKQSKLFDIFFFINPVHYKLNKQSIVNTAQKQRLDIKYPAYSTNNGVLFPKKIIINAKQNQALTAIDITTRSVNFNTKLNINFSMPKGYKEIKL
- a CDS encoding tetratricopeptide repeat protein gives rise to the protein MQHVLLPFFLLLFSFILNAQNNVDPIINISEKDNIQFQNVFFKSLSQKALFNHKKAIEYLEKCNKLLPNNEAVFFELSKNNLKLGRYIEALEYIELGLHIAPGNLWMLTHKVTIFKKMADFENAIDIQEKIAKTHPNKKQELVYLHLKNSDILGAKRVLLELKEAKLLNSRLQKILKRLEENQKNDKTTIKKQPEKLANTTIRAIFEKEKSFKNLRPLLLKLATNKHIDLLKYSTQGVALFPAQPFVYLMNGKALNNNKKHKKALHSLQNGIDFVIDNPQIKAKLYLEMARAYKSLKQLKKAADFKNKAIKILK
- a CDS encoding sugar phosphate nucleotidyltransferase, whose protein sequence is MKIIVPMAGIGSRLRPHSLTTPKPLTVIAGKPIVQRLVEDITAVVNQPIDEIAFIIGSTAKGFPSDTKDKLIAIAQSLGAKGSVFVQEEALGTAHAIYCAKEALNGSCVVAFADTLFKADFTLDANADGAIWVKQVEDPSAFGVVKLNDGFITDFVEKPKEFVSDLAIIGIYYFKDGDKLREEIKHLIDNDIRPTGEFQLTEVLESLKQQGAKFIPGKVTTWMDCGRKDPTVDTNKQVLGFEQADGNNLVSDDVILENSEIIQPCYVGKNVILKNTKIGPYVSIGENSIVENSTITNSLIQTNVRIQNAKLDNAMIGNHAKYNANYTSVSIGDYTDLT
- a CDS encoding ABC transporter ATP-binding protein, yielding MLQVKNLEISFKNTPPVIQNISFDVKQTQILGIVGESGSGKSITSLAILGLLPKYATITGKILFKEQNILNYNNSDFQKIRGSQIAMIFQEPMSSLNPTLTCGFQVTEVLELHTNLSKKEIKKAVISLFKKVKLPRASAIFNAYPHQISGGQKQRVMIAMAIACKPKILIADEPTTALDVTVQKEIIALLKELQQEYKMGIIFISHDLGLVSEIADTVVVMHKGKVVEQGTANALFLHPKENYTKALINSKPTLKKRFKILPTVIDFIKNTVKTELYTDEERKNFHQKIYKQTPLLEIKNLHKEYVSKVGWFSKTTVVKAVNDVSFNIYQGETVGLVGESGCGKTTLGSTILQLEKATSGQIIYKGEDITRLSKKSLKKLRKDIQIIFQDPFSSLNPRITVGNAIVEPMKVHNILNSFKERKEYVLNLLKKVGLEKAHFYRYPHEFSGGQRQRIGIARTIALQPKLIICDESVSALDVSVQAQVLNLLNELKAEFNFTYLFISHDLSVVKYMSDQLIVMNKGKIEEIADADEIYNNPKTSYTKTLITAIPKAL
- a CDS encoding GEVED domain-containing protein codes for the protein MTKKITLALLCLIFTGATFAQQKRTCYAMDDLAERQIKDPTLKKRMTTIEQFTQKSLKRMQNQQSKQVGEIITLPVVVHILYTNATNNISTAQIESQLAVLNADFRRTNADRTNKWAQAADSQIEFKLATIDPNGNATTGITRTQVSKSTWLTGNNAMKKLSEGGVNPWDTSEYLNMWIVDNITRPTGGTILGYAQFPGGSAATDGVVMADEYFGTIGTAKAPFDGGRTTTHEVGHFLNLRHIWGDGPCGSDDFVSDTPESDAANYGCKSAHTSCGSLDMVENYMDYSDDSCMNLFTSGQKDRMRTVLGVGGSRHALATSDKFGEVVVVPVSYCVSKGKNTTDESIQKVTLGAINNTSTLDTGYTDYTSISTDLTKGESNIITITPKWSGTVYKEGYGVWIDYNKDGDFDDAGENVFTKAPSKETTVTGTFTVPLSAINGATRMRVILKYNKTPKACETSIEYGEVEDYTVVIGEDNADTTAPTVPANLAVSNVDKTSVTLNWSAATDNVAVTGYNVYQGATKLGTTTNTSTDITGLSPATSYTFSVKAIDAVANESEASNVISVTTLANQLVYCESKGTNSSYEWIDAVSLGGMVNTSASNGGYADFTSKIATLGQGSSNEITLSAGFKNTAYTEHWAVWIDFNQNGIFDTSEKVVKGSSSSDKYLTSTFEVPASALLGQTRMRVSMKYNSSQTACETFKDGEVEDYTVNITATTTKEALLSGNRLVNEPSTALQVYPNPAVNYIHVNLASKAKNISYKIINITGSIVQKGRLNNTKLNVTNLSSGMYILEVYDGQKVLTTKLLKK